One Luteitalea sp. genomic window carries:
- a CDS encoding PAS domain S-box protein, whose protein sequence is MVDRAFAIDQRYMALLEQIRDAVLVVDGHGLLTLVNAALVRLAGQTADQLVGQPFTALVAPENRGSLRHGLESLTTDAEVQLAMTLVRPDGARVDTAARARRIGPDAVQLLFDPVIQSPQHEERLRHAQRMEVVGRLAGGIAHDFNNLLTAIVGYCDLLEEQLMEADVRRGDLEEIRVAAMRGAALTRQLLALGRRHVSQRSPLDLNALLHQMDHLLERLVGGEVAVVFDLASDLLIIEADRAHVEQVVLNLATNARDAMPDGGTLTIRTANEVLEAAQVQDHPGMPPGLFILLEVSDTGVGMTPDVQARMFEPFYTTKEPTKGTGLGLPMVQAIVSEGHGFVEVESASERGSTFRVHLPAAELASDDAR, encoded by the coding sequence ATGGTTGACCGGGCGTTCGCGATCGACCAGCGTTACATGGCCCTCCTGGAGCAAATCCGCGACGCCGTGTTGGTGGTCGACGGTCATGGTCTGCTGACGCTCGTCAACGCCGCCTTGGTTCGCCTCGCCGGACAGACCGCCGATCAGCTCGTCGGTCAGCCCTTCACGGCGCTGGTCGCGCCCGAGAACCGGGGAAGCCTCCGTCATGGTCTCGAGAGCCTGACGACCGATGCTGAGGTCCAGTTGGCGATGACCCTTGTCCGCCCGGATGGCGCGCGCGTCGACACCGCCGCGCGCGCTCGCCGCATCGGACCGGACGCCGTGCAGTTGCTCTTCGATCCGGTCATCCAGTCGCCTCAGCACGAGGAGCGCCTGAGACATGCGCAACGCATGGAGGTCGTGGGCCGCCTTGCCGGCGGCATCGCCCACGACTTCAACAACTTGCTCACGGCAATCGTTGGCTATTGCGATCTGCTCGAAGAGCAGCTCATGGAGGCCGACGTGCGTCGCGGCGACCTCGAAGAGATCCGTGTAGCGGCCATGCGGGGCGCAGCGCTCACACGCCAGCTGCTCGCGCTGGGCCGCCGTCATGTCTCGCAGCGGTCGCCACTCGACCTGAACGCGCTGCTGCATCAAATGGACCATCTGTTGGAGCGCCTCGTTGGCGGCGAGGTCGCCGTGGTGTTCGACCTGGCCTCCGATCTCCTGATCATCGAGGCGGACAGGGCCCACGTCGAGCAAGTCGTCCTCAACCTTGCGACGAATGCTCGCGACGCGATGCCCGATGGTGGTACCTTGACGATTCGCACGGCGAACGAGGTGCTCGAGGCGGCACAGGTCCAAGACCACCCGGGGATGCCGCCGGGGCTCTTCATCCTGCTCGAAGTGAGCGACACGGGTGTGGGCATGACGCCGGATGTCCAGGCGCGCATGTTCGAGCCCTTCTACACGACGAAGGAGCCGACCAAGGGGACGGGGCTCGGATTGCCAATGGTGCAGGCGATCGTGTCCGAAGGCCACGGGTTCGTGGAGGTCGAGAGCGCGTCCGAGCGCGGCTCGACGTTTCGCGTGCACCTGCCGGCCGCCGAGCTCGCGTCGGATGACGCGAGATGA